One window of Chloroflexota bacterium genomic DNA carries:
- a CDS encoding LL-diaminopimelate aminotransferase, translated as MQKAERLGKLPPYLFVTIRNKIREARERGVDVISLGVGDPDQPTPPHVVQALQQAAEDPANHVYPTDEEKGMLKFRQSVATWYDQRFGVKLDPEKEVLALIGSKEGNHHLCLATLNPGDTAILPDPGYPAYFASAVFAGAEVARIPLSREDGFLPRFDKIPEELSKTAKLLFLCYPNNPTGAVATLEFWQEAVAWAKKYDVILVNDHPYSEVTFDGYRSVSILEAEGAMDVAVEFNSLSKPYNMTGWRIGMAVGNADLIAGISQVKENTDSGIFNAIQYAGIAALEGPQDGSRALMEMYKARRDRVLETLRAIGLNPDVPKATFYVWSPTPAGMTSADFAAAVLDKAGVVVTPGRGYGEQGEGFFRISLTIADARLDEALARIKAAFA; from the coding sequence GTGCAGAAGGCCGAACGGCTGGGCAAGCTGCCGCCGTACCTGTTCGTGACGATTCGCAACAAGATCCGCGAGGCCCGCGAGCGCGGCGTGGACGTCATCAGCCTGGGCGTCGGCGACCCCGACCAGCCGACCCCGCCGCACGTCGTCCAGGCGTTGCAACAGGCCGCCGAGGATCCGGCCAACCACGTCTACCCGACCGACGAAGAGAAGGGGATGCTCAAGTTCCGTCAGTCGGTTGCGACATGGTACGACCAGCGCTTCGGCGTCAAGCTGGACCCCGAGAAGGAAGTCCTGGCGCTGATCGGCAGCAAGGAGGGGAACCACCACCTCTGCCTCGCCACGCTGAACCCCGGCGACACGGCGATCCTGCCCGATCCCGGCTACCCGGCCTACTTCGCGAGCGCCGTGTTCGCCGGCGCGGAGGTGGCGCGAATCCCGCTCTCGCGCGAGGACGGCTTCCTGCCCCGCTTCGACAAGATCCCCGAAGAGCTGTCGAAGACGGCGAAGCTGCTGTTCCTCTGCTACCCGAACAACCCGACGGGGGCGGTCGCCACGCTGGAGTTCTGGCAGGAGGCCGTGGCCTGGGCCAAGAAGTACGACGTGATCCTGGTGAACGATCACCCGTACAGCGAGGTCACGTTTGACGGCTACCGCTCGGTGAGCATCCTCGAAGCTGAGGGCGCGATGGACGTGGCGGTCGAGTTCAACTCGCTGTCGAAGCCGTACAACATGACCGGCTGGCGGATCGGTATGGCTGTTGGCAACGCCGACCTGATCGCCGGCATCTCCCAGGTCAAGGAGAACACGGACTCGGGCATCTTCAACGCGATCCAGTACGCCGGCATCGCGGCGCTGGAGGGGCCGCAGGACGGCTCCAGGGCGCTGATGGAGATGTACAAGGCCCGCCGCGACCGGGTGCTGGAGACGCTGCGCGCCATCGGCCTCAATCCCGACGTGCCGAAGGCTACCTTCTACGTCTGGTCGCCGACGCCGGCCGGGATGACCTCGGCCGACTTCGCGGCGGCAGTGCTGGACAAGGCTGGCGTGGTGGTGACCCCTGGCC